A stretch of Desulfobacter hydrogenophilus DNA encodes these proteins:
- a CDS encoding lysophospholipid acyltransferase family protein, translating to MIKQLKFIIYTRPFICFIYYFVRLYSATFRLKVENEKSWQAMLNGNQPVILVTWHQQFFSAIRHFKKYARYHPGLMISRSRDGELISAVARRSGWHTPRGSSSRGGKEAMAEMIAHLNTHGFGAHILDGPTGPIGKVKPGIIKMALQTNAVLVPFFTDADRAWFFNSWDRFMLPKPFARVRLRFSDPIHICDKENENFEDLRDRLEKTMLPGLHRQTR from the coding sequence ATGATCAAACAACTTAAATTTATTATTTATACCCGTCCCTTTATCTGCTTTATATATTATTTCGTACGCCTTTATTCTGCGACCTTCAGATTAAAGGTTGAAAATGAAAAAAGCTGGCAGGCCATGCTCAATGGAAACCAGCCAGTAATTCTGGTGACCTGGCACCAGCAGTTTTTTTCGGCCATTCGGCATTTTAAAAAATATGCCCGGTATCATCCGGGGTTGATGATTTCCAGAAGCCGGGACGGCGAGCTTATCTCTGCCGTAGCCCGGCGTAGCGGATGGCACACACCACGGGGTTCATCCTCAAGGGGCGGCAAAGAGGCCATGGCAGAAATGATTGCCCATCTCAATACCCATGGCTTTGGCGCCCATATCCTGGACGGCCCCACCGGTCCAATTGGAAAAGTAAAACCGGGTATCATAAAAATGGCATTGCAGACCAATGCCGTGCTGGTTCCTTTTTTCACCGATGCAGATCGGGCCTGGTTTTTTAATTCCTGGGACCGGTTCATGCTACCCAAGCCCTTTGCCAGGGTCCGGCTGCGTTTTTCAGACCCCATCCACATCTGCGACAAAGAAAATGAAAATTTTGAAGACCTGCGTGACCGGCTTGAAAAAACAATGTTGCCGGGTCTACATCGTCAGACCAGATGA